In Candidatus Sodalis pierantonius str. SOPE, one DNA window encodes the following:
- the wzyE gene encoding ECA oligosaccharide polymerase, which produces MTLAQFGGLLVVYLLSLALVLSLIYQEFRRVRFNFNVFFSVLYLLTFYLGFPFTCLLVYRYGVEVVPVENLLESLLAATAFYGIYYVSYRTRLFARPRGPRPPWFSISRTEIHLLWLLLALIAVATVMVFFIHNGFLLFRLHAYSQIFSSDVYGVALKRFFYFFIPAMLLIYFLNPTRRSWIIFLIATVAFGIFTYIVVGGTRANIIIAFALFLFIGIQRGWITLWMLAGAGVVAIAGMFWLALKRYGLNVSGDEAFYTFLYLTRDTFSPWENLALLLQNYGHIDFQGLAPIVRDFYVFIPGWLWPDRPSLVLNTANYFTWEVLNNHSGLAISPTLIGSLIVMGGVGFIPLGAIVVGLIIKGFDTLYERGTAAGDRYRASFLQSFCFGAVFNMIVLAREGLDAFVSRVVFFCQVFGLCLIAAKLLFLLFRHAELIRPRSARLNGHPPCRNRLPPMGRI; this is translated from the coding sequence ATGACGCTGGCGCAGTTCGGCGGCCTGCTGGTGGTCTATTTGCTGTCGTTGGCGCTGGTTCTGTCACTAATCTACCAGGAATTCCGGCGGGTCAGGTTTAATTTCAATGTTTTCTTTTCGGTGTTATACCTGCTGACGTTCTATCTCGGTTTTCCCTTTACTTGTCTGCTGGTGTACCGCTATGGCGTCGAGGTGGTGCCGGTGGAAAACCTGCTGGAATCGCTGCTGGCGGCGACCGCCTTCTATGGCATCTACTATGTCAGCTACAGAACCCGGTTGTTCGCCCGCCCGCGCGGCCCGCGGCCGCCCTGGTTCAGCATCAGCCGTACCGAGATCCATTTACTGTGGCTGCTGCTGGCGCTCATCGCCGTGGCAACGGTGATGGTGTTTTTCATCCATAACGGTTTTTTGCTGTTCCGGTTGCATGCCTATAGCCAGATCTTTTCCAGCGATGTCTACGGCGTCGCGCTAAAGCGTTTTTTTTATTTCTTCATTCCCGCAATGCTGCTGATCTATTTCCTGAACCCTACCCGGCGCAGCTGGATAATCTTTCTTATCGCCACGGTTGCCTTCGGTATTTTCACCTATATCGTGGTGGGCGGCACGCGCGCCAATATCATTATTGCCTTCGCGCTGTTTTTGTTCATCGGTATCCAGCGCGGCTGGATCACCTTGTGGATGCTGGCGGGCGCCGGCGTAGTGGCGATCGCGGGCATGTTCTGGCTGGCGTTGAAACGCTACGGGCTGAATGTCAGCGGCGATGAAGCGTTCTATACTTTTCTCTATCTAACGCGCGACACCTTCTCGCCCTGGGAAAACCTGGCGCTGCTGCTGCAAAACTATGGACACATAGATTTTCAGGGTCTAGCACCTATCGTTCGTGATTTTTATGTCTTCATTCCCGGCTGGCTGTGGCCGGATCGGCCTTCGCTGGTGCTGAATACGGCGAATTATTTTACCTGGGAAGTGCTGAACAACCATTCAGGCCTGGCGATTTCACCCACGCTTATCGGTTCGCTGATTGTGATGGGCGGCGTCGGGTTCATCCCGCTGGGCGCTATCGTGGTCGGGCTTATCATCAAGGGGTTCGACACGCTCTATGAGCGCGGCACGGCGGCGGGCGATCGCTACCGCGCCTCGTTCTTGCAATCCTTTTGTTTTGGTGCGGTATTCAACATGATAGTCCTGGCGCGTGAAGGATTGGATGCGTTTGTATCACGGGTGGTGTTTTTCTGCCAGGTGTTCGGGCTGTGTTTAATCGCAGCTAAACTGTTGTTCTTGCTGTTCCGTCACGCGGAGCTGATACGGCCGCGCAGCGCCAGATTGAACGGCCACCCGCCGTGCCGTAACCGATTACCCCCCATGGGAAGAATATAA